CGCCGCGTCCGCGGCGGCGATGGCGCAGACGTTGGGGAAGATGCGCGATGGCGGACGCACCATCTTCGTGGTGACACACCAGCCGGCACACCTGGCCGACATTGCGGATGAATCCATCACGCTCGCGAATGGACTGATCGCCAGCCGCGGCGTGGGCACGCGGCGAGCGGCGGAGGCGCGGCGATGAGTGGCGTTGCTGCTACGAACCCGCCCGGACTGGCGCACGTCACGCGCGCGACGCTCGCCAAAGACATTCGCCTCGAGTGGCGCTCGAAAGACGCGCTCAACGGCATGCTGTTCTTCGCGCTGCTCGTGGTCGTGATCTTCAGCTTCAGCTTTGAGCCGACGGCGGAGGAATCGCGACGCATGGCCGGGGGGTTGATCTGGACGGCGTTCCTGTTCGCCGCTACCGTAGCGCTGAACCAGACGTGGGCGCGCGAGCTGCGTAACCAGGTGCTGGATGCGTATCGCATCTCGCCGGCGCCCGCGAACGCGCTCTTTCTCGGCAAGGCGCTGGGCAATCTCCTGTTCATCGCCGGGGTGGAAGCGTTGGTCGTCCCGGCGTTCGTGGTGTTCTACAACCTGCGCTCCATCGGGCCGCTGTACCAGCTGCTTGCCGTCTTCCTGCTGGGCACGTGGGCGCTGGTGGTGAATGGGACGTTCTTCGCGGCGCTCTCGCTCCGCACCCGCAGTCGTGAGATGATGCTGCCGCTCATCCTTTTCCCGATCAGCATCCCGGCACTCATCGCGATGGTGCTTGCCACCACCGCGGTGCTGGTGGGGGAGTCGCCCCGCATGGGATTGGCGCTGCTGGCGGTCTACGACATCATCTTCACCACGGTGTGCTTGCTGCTATTCGAGACGGTACTGAACGCGGAATGAAAGACGTTAGAGTTTCGACCCGGGAATGAACAAGACAGCATTCATGGTATTGGCGGTGATCGCGGCGGCGCTGCTGAGCTTCGGCTTGCACGCCGCGATGAACGCGCCATCCATCTACGTGCCGGCGGCGAACTCGGCGAAAGAGCGCGAGCTCAGCGAGATCTTCCGCATCTTCTATTACCACGTGCCCTCGGCGTGGACCGCGTTCCTGCTGTTCTTCGCGAACTTCATCGCGTCGGTCGCCTACTTGTGGAAGCGCAAACCGGCGGCGGATGCCTTCGCGCTGGCAACCGCGGAAGTGGGCGTGGTCTTCTGCACCGTGGTGCTGGTGACAGGCCCGATCTGGGCGCGTCCGGTGTGGGGCATCTGGTGGACGTGGGACGCGCGGCTAACGACCACGCTGGTGCTGTGGCTGATCTACATCAGCTACCTGCTGCTGCGGCGCTACTCGACGGGCGGACAGACGCCGGTGTTGGCGGCGGTGCTGGCCGTCTTCGGCTTCCTGGATGTGCCGCTGGTCTACATGTCGATCCGATGGTTCCGCACGCAGCATCCGCAGCCGGTGATCGGCGGCGGAGAAGGTTCGGGGATCGCGCCACCGATGATGCAAGCGTTGCTGGTGAACTTCAGCGCTTTCTTGGTGTTTGCCATCCTGCTGGTGTGGCTGCGTTACGCGATGGGGCGGATGCGCGCGCAGCTCGAGGAGCGGCACGCGCTGGCAGCCGTCTCGACTGCGGGGGCCGAGCGATGAATTACCTGTACGCAGCGTACGTCGCGACCTGGGTGATCCATCTCACGTACCTGGGGATACTCGTCCGCGGAGTCGCACGGCTGCGCGCGGAAGCCGCGGATCTTGAGGGCGCGGAAGTCGGCTTTCCGGCTCGGGAGCCTCGCCGGTGAAGAAACTTGTCATCGGATTTCTGCTGGGAGTGATCGTGGGCGCGGCGAGCGTGGCCGGCTATTTTTATTATGAGCGGCGCGCCTACCTGCGGAGTTCGGTGTGCTTCTCGTGCTTCTGGCAGGGACAGAGCGCGGCGCTGCGCACCGACCTGATCGAGTTCTACCGCCAGTACAAGAGTCCTGACGATTTCGTGATGGCAGACGTGTCATACATCCTGTGGCGCGCGGTGGACCAGCCGAATTGTGACGCGCGCGAGCAGTACCTGCAGATCGCGAACTCCGATCCGGACGCCTACCGCAGGTTCATGGCGCGTTCCATCTACGCCTTTGGCGGACCCGAGTGCGGACAAGAACCGTTCACGGACTACGGTACCGCGGGCGACCTGGCGGCAAAGCTGGGGCTTGGTGGCGAGTCGGACATGCTGGGGCGGCTCGGCCGTAGGGAGTTCACCCCCAGCTTCGAGGACGTGGCGATCACCTCGAAGCTCGAGATCCCGAACCATCCCAAGACGATGATCCTGGGTGAGACGCGGATCGTGATCAGCGCCGGCACGCGGGTGGGAACGCAGGTGGATCGCGTGGCGCGCGACTGGCTCAGCTACCAGATGCGCTGGGATCTGAGCGGCGCACCCATGCCGACGAAAGACCTGATCTCGTATCACGAAGGTGCGGTGGTCACACGCATCGTGAAAGCGTCGGCGGCGGAGGTGTATCCGCTCACCGGCACGCTGATCGCGAAGCGCTCCGACAAGTGGTACGCGCCCGACGAGAAGGGAGTCTTCCGCTTCCAGGTGCTGGAAGACAAAGTCGAGTACCCCACCACGCACGTCGCGGGACAATTCGGCATCATCGAAGACACGCACGGGGTTTCCGCGCTGGTGAGCCAGGCGCTGGAGCGGCACATGAGCGTGGTGGTGGCGTGTGGCGACTCCGATGGCAAGGCGAAAGCCGCCTTCTACCTGGCGCAGCGTGGCGTGAACGTGATCATGCCCGGGGACCGCTACATCGACGAGCTGATCGGCTACGAGGGCACAGGCGTGGTGATGGGGACGTCGCCGGTGCGGCAAGTGGGCGACAAAGCCGTGGTCGGCGGCCAGCCGATCCGCTTCTTAACGCGCGAGACCATCGTGGTAGAAGACACCAAGAAGAATTTCCCATTGCAGTACTACGATGCCGGCGCGCGCTACTTCCGGCACCTGGCAAAGCTGACGCCGCTGCAGCTGGAGTTCGTGATGGTCGATGACCAGGGAGAGATCGAGCGCGTGCTGAGCCATGCTGACGAGATCAGTGCTACCGCGGTGGCTGTCCGCGTGGTGAACAAGGTCGAGCACGACAAGCTGGAGGCGTGGCTCAAGCAATCGCCGCAGCGGCGCGCGGTGTTGTTCCACTCCGGACTCTATCCGTTCGCGCAGCCGTTGTTCGAGGAATTTCCCCAGCAGGTCACGTTCGGCGACCTGCGTCCGCGCTTCGAGTAAGCCTTTCCGATTGAGGAATGCAGGAGAGGGATGGCGCGCCCGGCAGGACTCGAACCTGCAACCCCCAGCTCCGGAGGCTGGTGCTCTATCCATTGAGCTACGGGCGCGTTGCCGCCTGATTATACGAGATGCGGGTCGCGCTCAGCTCGGCTTGTCCACGGTGGAAAGGTGTTCATGGACGATGCGCACCTTGCCGTCAGGATCGAAGGCGAAGACCTGCGTGGCGCGGCCGTGCTTGATGTTCTCTTCCGTCACGCTGCCGAGCGCGGTCATGACCTTGGAGGCGTGGAACTGGAAGGTGTAGTCGGCGACGGCGGCGCCGCCATCGGCGAGGATGGCAACGTCGATGGCGCCGAGTGTGGCTTTCAAAGTGGAATGTGCGCCGAAGTATTCGCGCTGGCGGCGGGTGGCGGCGAGGCGTCCGGGCTCGGAGCGGGTGGCGCTGGAGCCGAAGACGCTGGACTCATGCGCGTAGAAGTCGGCGAGGGTTTGGGCATCTTTCCCGGCGAAGGCGTTCCAGAAACGTTGCACCTCGGCGCGGACCTGGTCGGCGGTGAATTGTCTCACGGAAAAAAAGCTACACGAAACGCGCGCTACTGGCCAGAGCCCATCATCTGGATGGGCATGGTCGGCGTGTCCTTGCCGCCATCGGGCTCGATGGTCACGGCGAACGATGCCGCCTCTACCCCGACCGGCAGTGGCGGGTTCATCACCAGGGCCTCGCCGGCGGCGTTGGGCTTGAAGGTACCCGCAGGCATGGGTTTGCCGCCGGACTTGGGCAGCAGCCAGAGTTCGTAGGTCTTGCCGGCGGGCAGTGGCGCGAGGTTGGTCGCCATAAAGACCAGCTCGGCACGCTTGGGCGCGTAGATGGCGCGTCCGTGGGGATGCGGTGGCTGGTTCGGACTAACCAGGGTTACGTGTTGCGCCTCAGGATCGCGAAGCATCTCGAGCAGCATCTGCGCCTGCTCGGTCCGTTGGTGCTCCTGCTCGAGCGCGATGCGCGAGTACTCGAGCCGGCGGCGCAGCTGCACATTCTCCCGCCAAAGCAGGATGCTGATGAGCACCAGCACCGCGGTGGCGAGGATAGGGACGAACTCAAAGAAGGAGCGCCGGCGACGGACCGTGCGCATATGCGGCTCGGTGGCGAGGGCACTCACCAGACGCGCCCGCGAGCGCTCCGGTGGAGCCGGTCCCAGGGTGGTGAGCGCGAGCAGCGCGGCGTCTCCGCGCAGGACTTCGAGCTCGCGGCGGCAGGTGGCGCAGCCGGCAAGATGTTGCTCGAGCTCGGCTTGCTCGGCAGCGGGCAGCGCTCCCAGCGCGTAGAGC
The genomic region above belongs to Acidobacteriota bacterium and contains:
- a CDS encoding heme exporter protein CcmB codes for the protein MSGVAATNPPGLAHVTRATLAKDIRLEWRSKDALNGMLFFALLVVVIFSFSFEPTAEESRRMAGGLIWTAFLFAATVALNQTWARELRNQVLDAYRISPAPANALFLGKALGNLLFIAGVEALVVPAFVVFYNLRSIGPLYQLLAVFLLGTWALVVNGTFFAALSLRTRSREMMLPLILFPISIPALIAMVLATTAVLVGESPRMGLALLAVYDIIFTTVCLLLFETVLNAE
- a CDS encoding nuclear transport factor 2 family protein translates to MRQFTADQVRAEVQRFWNAFAGKDAQTLADFYAHESSVFGSSATRSEPGRLAATRRQREYFGAHSTLKATLGAIDVAILADGGAAVADYTFQFHASKVMTALGSVTEENIKHGRATQVFAFDPDGKVRIVHEHLSTVDKPS
- a CDS encoding anti-sigma factor, with the protein product MSTHEQSAELLALYALGALPAAEQAELEQHLAGCATCRRELEVLRGDAALLALTTLGPAPPERSRARLVSALATEPHMRTVRRRRSFFEFVPILATAVLVLISILLWRENVQLRRRLEYSRIALEQEHQRTEQAQMLLEMLRDPEAQHVTLVSPNQPPHPHGRAIYAPKRAELVFMATNLAPLPAGKTYELWLLPKSGGKPMPAGTFKPNAAGEALVMNPPLPVGVEAASFAVTIEPDGGKDTPTMPIQMMGSGQ
- a CDS encoding cytochrome c biogenesis protein, which gives rise to MNKTAFMVLAVIAAALLSFGLHAAMNAPSIYVPAANSAKERELSEIFRIFYYHVPSAWTAFLLFFANFIASVAYLWKRKPAADAFALATAEVGVVFCTVVLVTGPIWARPVWGIWWTWDARLTTTLVLWLIYISYLLLRRYSTGGQTPVLAAVLAVFGFLDVPLVYMSIRWFRTQHPQPVIGGGEGSGIAPPMMQALLVNFSAFLVFAILLVWLRYAMGRMRAQLEERHALAAVSTAGAER